The following DNA comes from Trueperaceae bacterium.
GAACGCCATGGCCCGCGCGTATCACCGTCGTGGCAAGGCCGTCCACCTGCGCCTGCGACCGGGAGCGCACCTTCGACCCGAGCGCGTCCGGGGTGCAGGGCCTCGCCACGCAGTACCTGGTCCGCGTCGACACCTCCAGCGTCGACGACCCGGCGGCGAGCCTGGCGGAGGACCTGAGGAAGCTCGACGCGCACGCGACCGGCAGGCACGGCGTGTCGAGCCAGCAGGGCTTCGAGCTGCTCGGCCTCACGAGCTCGGAGGCCGCGGACGGACTCGACGTGGGCATCAACTGGGTCGGCAGCGGCGACGGTCCGTTCACCGACCGCACCTCGATGGAGGCGCCCACGGGCGGTACGCTCGCCGGGGTGGCCTACAACCCCGACGCGTTCACATGGCCCTCGCACGCCCGGTTCTCCGAGCAGGAGATAGGCGTGGCCGAGGCGTGGCGGGCGCTCGACCTCGCCGGGAGGCTCGGCAACAGGGTCAAGCTGGCTGTCCTCGACATGGGCTTCCAGCCCGACGACGACACGCCTTCGGGCTGGGACGCGATCTCGAACGTCCCCCTCAACGACGCCATCGGCACCGAGAACCTCCTGTCGTGCAGCGGCGGCAGCGACTGTCCCTGGCACGGCACCAACGTCATGAGCGCGGCCATGGCCGTGGCCGACAACGGCTTCGGCTCGGCGGGCTCGGGCGGGCCCGTCGCGCAGCCGGTCCTGGTCTTCACGCTCTACGACTTCTTCACCTCGATAACGGCGCTGGGCGAGGCCAGGGTCCTAGGCGCACGCATCGCGAACATGAGTTACTCGGCGCCGGTGCCGTGGTACCTGGCCTGGAGCGTACTGCCGTTCGAGGCCGCCACGATCGCGTTCCGCGAGACCGGCATGCTGCTGTTCGCGGCCGCCGGCAACGAGGGGAAGAACGTCGACGGCGAGGGCTGCACGCTCGGCGTCTGCTGGGAGCGCACGTGGGTGACCCCCTGCGAGAACGGCGGCGTGATCTGCGTCGGCGGGCTCGAGGGCGACTCGACGTTCAAGGCTCAGGGCTCGAACTACGGCGGCGAGCAGGTCGACATCTTCGCCCCGTACACGCTGTGGCTCGGACCCGACCCCGACGCGCCGGACAACCGCGCACGCGTGAAGAACGGCACCAGCTTCTCCTCGCCGTTCGTGGCGGGCGTGGCCGCCCTGATATGGGCCGCCGACCCGGGCCAGAGCGCCGACGACGTCGAGTCGGCGCTGATGGACAATGCCCACCCGAACAACGACGACCGGGTGAAGCGCCACGTGGACGCCTACGCCGCGGTGACGGCGGTGCTCGGCAACGTGCCGCCGTCGATCACCCTCTCGGGCGGCGGCGACGTGCCCGTGAACGTGCCGCTGACGGTCTCAGCCACAGTCACCGACCTCGAGGACCCGTTCCCGTGCTGCACCGTCACCTGGACCTCCGACGTCGACGTACCGCTCGCCGGCAGCGGCTTCCAGCTCGAGGTCACGTTCACGACGCTGGGCCCCCGGACGATCACGGCCACCGCCACCGATCAGGACGGCGCCAGCAGCACGGCCAGCGTGGTGCTCAACGTCGTCAACGACCAGCCGGACGTGACGATCGGCGCGCCCTCCGACGGCGCCGAGGTGTTCCAGGGCGCCGCGGTCGTGCTGCGCGGCTCGGCCGACGACCGCAACGAGCCGGGAGGGGAGCTGGCCTGCGAGAGCCTCGAGTGGACGTCGAGCGTCGCGGGCGACGACGACTTCCCCGCCAGCGGCTGCGAGCTGCAGGTGACCTTCGACACCGTGGGCGGGCGCACGCTCACGCTCACGGGCACCGACGGCATGGGCGCCACCGGGAGCGACAGCGTGACGATCGCCGTGGTCGAGGCGCCGCCGAACCTGCCGCCGAGCGTCGTGATCACGAGCCCGGTGGACGGCTCCACGCCGCCGGTGGACGAGCCCGTGACCCTGTCCGCGGCGGCCGCGGACCCCGAGGGCGACACCCCGCTCACCTACGAGTGGACCGTGAAGCTCGGCAGCGACGCGGCCATCGTGGTCGGCGACGCCGCCAGCATGGCGTGGACGCCCAGGGACACCTACGCGTTCGACCAGGAGGGCAACTGGACGATCGAGGTCAGGGTCAACGTCACCGACAGCGAGGGGAACGTGGGCACCGACGCCGTAACGCTCCCCTACCAGCTGATCTTCTGAGCCGCATGGGGCAACCGGAGCGGCGCCTCGGGGGCCCGGCAACGAGGGTGACAGGGTGCTCAGGAAGCGGGTCCTAGCCGACCCCGACCTCGACCCAGCGGCCCTGCTCCGCGCTGGCGCGGATCGCCTCGATCACCGCCAGGTTCGCGACGGAGTCCTCTAGCGGCAGGGGCACCGGCCGGTCCTCGAGGATGGCGGCGGTGAGCGCCTCGGCCTGCAGCCGGTACTGGTCCTGGCGGTCGAAGACCGTCTCCGTGGTCGTCGTCCTCCCCGTCTGGTGACGCAGTAGCAGCCGATGTCCATCAGCCCGCCGCCGCCCAGCGCCGGCTGGTCGCGGATGTCCGCCGGGTCGAGGTTCGCGTAGGAGAAGAACGAGTGGACCGTGCGCAGGTCGCCGATCCCGCCGTCCGCGACGAGCGACAGGGTCCGCTCCCACTGGGGATGGAAGCGGTACATGAACGCCTCCATCACCTTCAGGTGCGGCCGCGCGTTCGACGCCGCTACCAGGCGGCGGGCGTCCGCGACGGAGAGGCCCAGTGGCTTCTCGACCAGCACGTGCTTGCCGGCCTCGAGCACCGCGATCGCCCAGGGGACGTGGAGGTGGTTCGGGAGCGGTACGTAGACGACGTCGACGTCGGGGTCGGCGAGGAGCGCCTCGTAGCTGCCGTACGACGTGCGGTCCCGCGCGGGACCCAAGGTCGGACCGCGGCGTCATACGACCGGCGGAGGCGGGCTCGGGCGCCGGTGCCATAGGTTCTCGACCATGCCCGGAGACGAGACCCCCACCGAACGCGGGGCGGGCGCCGGCTCGCGGTCAGCCGGCGCGCCCGCGACCCTCCCGGGGCTGGGCGTCGCCCTGCCCCCGCGCCGCGCCCTGCTCGCCCTCGCCACGCTGGCGGCGGCAATCTGCGCCGCCGTGGTCACCCAGGTGTTCCTCGCCGGGCTCGGCCTGCTTGTGGACCCCGGCTACCTCGCCTGGCACTCGGCGTTCGTGCACGTCATCGAGGCGGCGGCGATCGCGCTCATCGTCCTCGGCGTCGCGGCGCGCCGCGGCGGCGCCCTCGTGGCCCTCAGCGCCGCGCCGCTCCTGCTGATCCTCGCGCAGTACGCGCTCATCCACGGCTCCGACGGCCCCGTGCGCGCGCTCCACGCCGTCAACGCGTTCGTGCTGTTCGCGGTGAGCTGGGTGCTCGCCAAGCGGTCGTCAGCGCTGCTGGCGGTCGACGAGGCGGCCTCTCCCGCGCAGGCGTCGCCAACCGGCCCGGACGCGCGGCTGGGCCTCGCGGTCGCGGGCCTGACGGCGGTCTTCATCGGCGTCGCCAGCGTGATGGCGAACCAGGGGACGGCCGGCCGGGCGGCCGACACTCCGCCGACCGTCGCCGGCGAGGCCGTGGCCGGGGACCGCTCCACCGGGGAACGCGACGCCGCCGACGCCGCCCTCGGCGCGCGCGTCTTCGCCGAGAACTGCGCGGGCTGCCACGGCTCGCGGGGCGAGGGGCGCATCGGTCCGCGCCTCGCCGGCAACCGCGCCCTGGCGGACCGCGGCTTCGTGCTGCGCCGCGTCAGCGAGGGCGAGGGCATCATGCCGGCGTTCCGGCGCTCGCTCTCGCAGG
Coding sequences within:
- a CDS encoding c-type cytochrome, with protein sequence MPGDETPTERGAGAGSRSAGAPATLPGLGVALPPRRALLALATLAAAICAAVVTQVFLAGLGLLVDPGYLAWHSAFVHVIEAAAIALIVLGVAARRGGALVALSAAPLLLILAQYALIHGSDGPVRALHAVNAFVLFAVSWVLAKRSSALLAVDEAASPAQASPTGPDARLGLAVAGLTAVFIGVASVMANQGTAGRAADTPPTVAGEAVAGDRSTGERDAADAALGARVFAENCAGCHGSRGEGRIGPRLAGNRALADRGFVLRRVSEGEGIMPAFRRSLSQEEIEAVVDHVRSSFGNGF
- a CDS encoding Gfo/Idh/MocA family oxidoreductase, which codes for MGADPVARRGRRDRRPAHGPLVLLLREPRPGGHPRPAGAGRRRADGHRLLLRHQTGRTTTTETVFDRQDQYRLQAEALTAAILEDRPVPLPLEDSVANLAVIEAIRASAEQGRWVEVGVG
- a CDS encoding S8 family serine peptidase, with the protein product MARPSTCACDRERTFDPSASGVQGLATQYLVRVDTSSVDDPAASLAEDLRKLDAHATGRHGVSSQQGFELLGLTSSEAADGLDVGINWVGSGDGPFTDRTSMEAPTGGTLAGVAYNPDAFTWPSHARFSEQEIGVAEAWRALDLAGRLGNRVKLAVLDMGFQPDDDTPSGWDAISNVPLNDAIGTENLLSCSGGSDCPWHGTNVMSAAMAVADNGFGSAGSGGPVAQPVLVFTLYDFFTSITALGEARVLGARIANMSYSAPVPWYLAWSVLPFEAATIAFRETGMLLFAAAGNEGKNVDGEGCTLGVCWERTWVTPCENGGVICVGGLEGDSTFKAQGSNYGGEQVDIFAPYTLWLGPDPDAPDNRARVKNGTSFSSPFVAGVAALIWAADPGQSADDVESALMDNAHPNNDDRVKRHVDAYAAVTAVLGNVPPSITLSGGGDVPVNVPLTVSATVTDLEDPFPCCTVTWTSDVDVPLAGSGFQLEVTFTTLGPRTITATATDQDGASSTASVVLNVVNDQPDVTIGAPSDGAEVFQGAAVVLRGSADDRNEPGGELACESLEWTSSVAGDDDFPASGCELQVTFDTVGGRTLTLTGTDGMGATGSDSVTIAVVEAPPNLPPSVVITSPVDGSTPPVDEPVTLSAAAADPEGDTPLTYEWTVKLGSDAAIVVGDAASMAWTPRDTYAFDQEGNWTIEVRVNVTDSEGNVGTDAVTLPYQLIF